Proteins from one Drosophila gunungcola strain Sukarami chromosome 3R, Dgunungcola_SK_2, whole genome shotgun sequence genomic window:
- the LOC128251638 gene encoding phosphatidylglycerophosphatase and protein-tyrosine phosphatase 1 isoform X1, producing the protein MEMSAAMFARVSFYPTLLYNVLMEKASARNWYDRIDEHVILGALPFRSQANDLIAKENMKAVVSMNEDYELTAFSNNTEKWNKLGIEFLQLATTDIFESPNQEKLFRGVEFMNKFLPLQQRIGGLSSSRLPDNVGSVYVHCKAGRTRSATLVGCYLMMKNGWTPDQAVDHMRQCRPHILLHTKQWDALQLFYTNNVQAKS; encoded by the exons ATGGAGATGAGT GCCGCCATGTTCGCACGCGTGTCCTTCTACCCCACCCTGCTGTACAATGTCCTGATGGAGAAGGCCTCGGCCAGGAACTGGTACGATCGCATCGACGAGCATGTAATACTGGGAGCCCTGCCCTTCCGCAGCCAAGCCAATGAC CTGATTGCGAAGGAGAACATGAAGGCGGTGGTGTCGATGAACGAGGACTATGAGCTGACCGCCTTCTCCAACAACACGGAGAAGTGGAACAAGCTGGGCATCGAGTTCCTGCAGCTGGCCACTACGGATATCTTCGAGTCGCCCAACCAGGAGAAGCTCTTCCGCGGCGTAGAGTTCATGAACAAGTTCCTGCCCCTCCAGCAGAGGATTGGCGGTCTGAGCTCCTCCCGATTGCCGGATAACGTGGGCTCCGTCTATGTGCACTGCAAGGCGGGCAGGACGCGCAGTGCCACCTTGGTGGGCTGCTACCTTATGATG AAGAACGGCTGGACTCCGGACCAGGCGGTGGACCACATGCGTCAGTGTCGGCCACACATTCTGCTGCACACCAAACAATGGGATGCTCTCCAGTTATTCTACACAAACAATGTGCAGGCCAAGTCATGA
- the LOC128251638 gene encoding phosphatidylglycerophosphatase and protein-tyrosine phosphatase 1 isoform X2, giving the protein MFARVSFYPTLLYNVLMEKASARNWYDRIDEHVILGALPFRSQANDLIAKENMKAVVSMNEDYELTAFSNNTEKWNKLGIEFLQLATTDIFESPNQEKLFRGVEFMNKFLPLQQRIGGLSSSRLPDNVGSVYVHCKAGRTRSATLVGCYLMMKNGWTPDQAVDHMRQCRPHILLHTKQWDALQLFYTNNVQAKS; this is encoded by the exons ATGTTCGCACGCGTGTCCTTCTACCCCACCCTGCTGTACAATGTCCTGATGGAGAAGGCCTCGGCCAGGAACTGGTACGATCGCATCGACGAGCATGTAATACTGGGAGCCCTGCCCTTCCGCAGCCAAGCCAATGAC CTGATTGCGAAGGAGAACATGAAGGCGGTGGTGTCGATGAACGAGGACTATGAGCTGACCGCCTTCTCCAACAACACGGAGAAGTGGAACAAGCTGGGCATCGAGTTCCTGCAGCTGGCCACTACGGATATCTTCGAGTCGCCCAACCAGGAGAAGCTCTTCCGCGGCGTAGAGTTCATGAACAAGTTCCTGCCCCTCCAGCAGAGGATTGGCGGTCTGAGCTCCTCCCGATTGCCGGATAACGTGGGCTCCGTCTATGTGCACTGCAAGGCGGGCAGGACGCGCAGTGCCACCTTGGTGGGCTGCTACCTTATGATG AAGAACGGCTGGACTCCGGACCAGGCGGTGGACCACATGCGTCAGTGTCGGCCACACATTCTGCTGCACACCAAACAATGGGATGCTCTCCAGTTATTCTACACAAACAATGTGCAGGCCAAGTCATGA
- the LOC128251633 gene encoding protein sel-1 homolog 1: MMAKSWICLLALLLAWQLRAEELQGPNTDATGSSTGTGTGTGTGLGTGTATPTHPNEPSTQAEAEEVTTAESEARAPTESNERKAAKPKESTEFSPRTKVMPAALLERLWNDSLMRQQKLKAEIERIEAKRQPTEVLEPTPEQIEAQTMYDNAMDMLAKPRTDKRVAFTLLKKAAAFNHLKARAELAWAVLLGHWMDFDFNHAADEFESLVNEGVPEAHMGLGFLYSAGVGGKNVSQPLALIHYTLAALGDNTLAQMAMGYRYLYGINVPISCEKALIQYKRVAKKVASKITFANGPVVHRVRLLDELENPGSHETEIVDYYQLLADKGDVQSQVGLGQLYYQGGKATQQDHQKALEYFTQAANAGNAIGFAFLGKLYLEGSEQIKADNDTAFKYFSKASEMGDPVGQSGLGLMYLKGLGVPKDPIKALSYFTQAADQGWVDGQLQLGNMYFTGNGVKTDYKLALKYFNLATQSGHVLAYYNLGVMNAYGMGMLRSCPAAVEFFKTVSERGRWSSRLMHAYSDYKKNRIDEAYMQYSLMAEVGYEVAQSNAAFLLDREEVHVFNDRHEDLIRAFYYWKRAAGQGYSAAQVKLGDYYYYGWGTSTDFETAAALYRKASEQQYNAQAMFNLGYMHEQGLGMKKDWHLAKRLYDLAAETNSDAKVPVAIALFKLQMLAKIESIKESPYRFIFYMDENIAANWDLYMITVLTLLLGIIMYMRRPFQQPDQPAQQPAADDIAAAPVNLAPVGAEAAAVAGVLDGEAAVRATPAATAVAPQAPSAATSHSAETSTTTASNADAASPGDSSSTSAAPDGVHSLDPTD; the protein is encoded by the exons ATGATGGCCAAAAGTTGGATATGCCTGCTGGCGCTACTCCTCGCCTGGCAGCTGCGGGCGGAGGAGCTCCAGGGGCCCAACACAGACGCCACTGGCAGCAGTACGGGCACCGGAACGGGTACGGGTACGGGTCTAGGCACTGGGACCGCCACGCCCACCCATCCCAATGAGCCTTCTACCCAGGCGGAGGCCGAGGAGGTGACCACGGCCGAGTCGGAGGCACGGGCTCCGACCGAGAGCAACGAACGCAAAGCGGCAAAGCCCAAGGAATCCACGGAGTTTTCTCCCCGCACCAAGGTCATGCCGGCTGCCCTGCTCGAACGCCTCTGGAACGACAGCCTGATGAGGCAGCAAAAGCTAAAGGCCGAGATCGAGCGGATCGAAGCTAAGCGCCAGCCCACTGAGGTGTTGGAACCAACCCCAGAGCAGATAGAAG CTCAAACCATGTACGACAACGCCATGGACATGCTGGCCAAACCGCGCACGGACAAGAGGGTCGCCTTTACCCTGCTCAAAAAGGCCGCCGCCTTTAATCACCTCAAGGCACGGGCTGAACTGGCCTGGGCCGTCCTACTGGGCCACTGGATGGACTTTGATTTCAACCATGCCGCAGACGAGTTCGAGAGCCTGGTCAACGAAGGTGTCCCAGAGGCGCACATGGGCCTGGGATTCCTCTACTCGGCGGGGGTGGGTGGCAAGAACGTAAGCCAGCCGCTGGCCCTAATTCACTACACGCTGGCCGCCCTGGGCGACAACACCCTGGCCCAGATGGCCATGGGCTATCGTTATCTGTACGGCATCAATGTGCCCATCAGCTGTGAGAAGGCACTAATTCAGTACAAGCGAGTGGCCAAGAAGGTTGCCTCCAAAATAACCTTCGCCAATGGTCCGGTTGTGCATCGGGTGCGACTGTTGGACGAACTGGAGAACCCCGGCAGCCACGAGACGGAGATTGTGGACTATTACCAGCTACTGGCCGACAAGGGCGACGTCCAGTCGCAGGTGGGATTGGGTCAGCTATACTACCAGGGCGGAAAGGCCACCCAGCAGGATCACCAGAAGGCCTTGGAGTACTTCACCCAGGCAGCTAATGCAGGCAATGCAATCGGATTCGCTTTTCTGGGCAAACTTTATCTGGAGGGAAGCGAGCAAATCAAGGCAGATAATGATACTGCATTTAAG TATTTCTCAAAGGCCTCTGAGATGGGCGATCCAGTGGGTCAGAGCGGACTGGGCCTAATGTACCTGAAGGGTCTGGGCGTGCCCAAGGACCCCATCAAGGCCTTATCCTATTTCACACAGGCTGCCGATCAAGGATGGGTGGATGGACAACTTCAGCTGGGCAACATGTATTTCA ctGGAAATGGCGTAAAAACAGACTACAAGCTCGCTCTGAAGTATTTCAACTTGGCCACCCAGTCAGGCCACGTTTTAGCTTACTATAACCTGGGAGTGATGAATGCCTATGGCATGGGAATGCTACGTTCATGCCCAGCAGCGGTTGAA TTTTTCAAGACCGTCTCAGAACGTGGTCGCTGGAGCAGCCGACTGATGCACGCCTATAGCGATTACAAGAAGAACCGCATCGACGAGGCTTACATGCAATACTCCCTGATGGCCGAAGTGGGCTACGAGGTGGCCCAAAGTAACGCTGCCTTTTTACTTGACCGCGAGGAAGTGCATGTGTTCAACGATCGGCACGAGGATCTGATTCGCGCATTCTATTACTGGAAACGGGCAGCCGGTCAGGGCTACTCGGCGGCCCAAGTCAAGCTGGGCGACTACTATTATTACGGCTGGGGTACCTCCACGGACTTTGAGACAGCAGCCGCTCTTTACAG GAAAGCATCGGAACAGCAGTACAATGCACAGGCCATGTTCAATCTGGGCTACATGCACGAGCAGGGACTGGGCATGAAGAAGGACTGGCATTTGGCCAAAAGACTGTATGATCTGGCTGCCGAGACCAACTCGGACGCCAAGGTGCCAGTGGCCATTGCCCTCTTCAAGCTGCAAATGCTGGCCAAGATTGAATCAATTAAGGAG TCACCTTACAGGTTCATCTTCTACATGGATGAAAATATAGCTGCCAATTGGGATTTGTACATGATTACCGTTTTGACTCTTCTGTTGGGCATCATTATGTACATGAGGCGACCATTCCAGCAGCCGGATCAGCCGGCCCAGCAGCCTGCTGCAGATGACATTGCTGCAGCGCCGGTCAATCTGGCGCCGGTGGGAGCGGAGGCAGCAGCTGTAGCCGGAGTTCTTGACGGCGAGGCCGCCGTGAGAGCCACACCCGCCGCCACCGCAGTTGCTCCTCAAGCTCCTTCTGCTGCCACGTCC